In Streptomyces dangxiongensis, one DNA window encodes the following:
- a CDS encoding TIGR04222 domain-containing membrane protein, with protein sequence MFWVLLLLLAWAFAGTACALLCLAALRAATAEARDASTDRERGLSLYEAAFLSGGPARVADVTLVSMARQRRLLLAHTGWATVVDPRGRDEMERSVIGAIGPEGQSRIAPVRAQAAGAEAVRRLADGLERAGLAVPEGTGVTVGAAVRRVRAAAVAVPALGATALLLPVQTGTPRLLVGLWFALPLTLSLSCLAIARFEVHPYSRWASPAGQRLLGALAGRRDGDERSFLTSVAVRGIRAIGEPELRAAFTHRDQPWRE encoded by the coding sequence ATGTTCTGGGTCCTTCTCCTGCTCCTGGCCTGGGCTTTCGCCGGTACGGCCTGCGCCCTGCTGTGCCTGGCGGCCCTCCGCGCGGCGACCGCGGAAGCGCGTGACGCGTCGACGGACCGGGAGCGCGGTCTGTCGCTGTACGAGGCGGCCTTCCTGTCCGGCGGCCCCGCGCGGGTCGCCGACGTCACCCTGGTGTCCATGGCCCGCCAGCGGCGGCTGCTGCTCGCGCACACCGGCTGGGCGACGGTCGTCGACCCGCGGGGCCGCGACGAGATGGAGCGGTCGGTCATAGGGGCCATAGGGCCCGAGGGCCAGTCACGGATCGCGCCGGTGCGGGCACAGGCCGCCGGCGCCGAGGCGGTGCGCCGGCTGGCCGACGGGCTGGAGCGCGCGGGGCTCGCGGTGCCGGAGGGCACGGGGGTCACCGTGGGGGCCGCCGTCCGCCGGGTGCGGGCCGCCGCGGTGGCCGTGCCGGCGCTGGGCGCGACCGCGCTGCTGCTGCCCGTCCAGACCGGGACGCCGCGCCTGCTCGTGGGCCTGTGGTTCGCCCTGCCCCTGACGCTGTCGCTGAGCTGCCTGGCCATCGCCCGGTTCGAGGTGCATCCGTACTCGCGCTGGGCCTCCCCGGCCGGGCAGCGGCTGCTGGGCGCGCTGGCCGGCAGGCGGGACGGTGACGAGCGGTCGTTCCTCACGTCCGTCGCCGTACGCGGCATCCGCGCGATCGGCGAACCGGAGCTGCGCGCGGCCTTCACCCACCGCGACCAGCCCTGGCGGGAATGA
- a CDS encoding alpha/beta hydrolase, with translation MKAAALYSAAGSLLLTSLAAAPAGGAPGSPGAFGAPGAAELRGTAVAVARARAAGIAFGPCAAADVPQAPAELRCGTVTVPLDYAHPDGRKIELTVSRTRATQKDPHNSKRKVPRQGALVYNPGGPGASSMYFPLIGKIPQWKRTAAAYDLVGYAPRGVGRSAPLSCEDPKHFFKAPTASPAFPSQAFKRQRVAQAKAYARGCAQRSGSGLRFYTSLANARDLDVLRAALGEDRLTFMGASYGTYFGALYATMFPSHVRRMVLDSAVNPDPEKVWYRNNLDQSAAFEERWADFREWIARHDDVYGLGDTPAKVQRAYDTARERLAGKAAGGRVGPGQLQNAFLSAGYYDDFWPSRAEALAAFLRGDPEPLVRLAAPSPDTAVEAENGRAVYTAVECNDAPWPTRWKVWDRDNTRLARVAPFETWDNAWMNLPCAYWPAPRQRPLDVRTAPGELPPVLILAAQRDAAAPYQGALETNRRLAGSVLVTERDAGTHGVGGGPNPCVNAYLDAYLLQGRLPARHTSCAPRPEPEPDTPAAGAPAPGSTSRDAVKGRAAGR, from the coding sequence ATGAAAGCTGCCGCCCTCTACTCGGCCGCCGGGTCCTTGCTGCTGACCAGCCTGGCCGCGGCCCCGGCGGGCGGCGCGCCCGGCAGCCCCGGCGCCTTCGGCGCTCCCGGCGCGGCCGAGCTGCGCGGGACCGCGGTGGCGGTGGCCCGGGCCCGGGCGGCCGGTATCGCCTTCGGCCCGTGCGCGGCGGCGGACGTGCCGCAGGCCCCGGCCGAGCTACGGTGCGGCACGGTCACCGTCCCGCTGGACTACGCCCACCCCGACGGCAGGAAGATCGAACTGACGGTCAGCCGGACCCGGGCCACCCAGAAGGACCCGCACAACAGCAAGCGGAAGGTCCCCCGGCAGGGCGCCCTCGTCTACAACCCCGGCGGTCCGGGCGCCTCCAGCATGTACTTCCCGCTGATCGGCAAGATCCCGCAGTGGAAGCGGACCGCCGCCGCCTACGACCTGGTCGGTTACGCCCCGCGCGGGGTGGGCCGTTCGGCGCCGCTGTCCTGCGAGGACCCGAAGCACTTCTTCAAGGCGCCCACCGCGTCACCGGCGTTCCCGTCGCAGGCGTTCAAGCGGCAGCGCGTCGCGCAGGCGAAGGCGTACGCGCGCGGCTGCGCCCAGCGGTCCGGGAGCGGGCTGCGGTTCTACACCTCCCTCGCCAACGCCCGGGACCTGGACGTCCTGCGGGCCGCGCTGGGCGAGGACCGGCTGACGTTCATGGGCGCGTCGTACGGCACCTACTTCGGCGCGCTCTACGCGACGATGTTCCCCTCGCACGTGCGGCGCATGGTGCTGGACTCGGCGGTGAACCCGGACCCGGAGAAGGTCTGGTACCGCAACAACCTCGACCAGTCGGCCGCCTTCGAGGAGCGCTGGGCGGACTTCCGCGAGTGGATCGCCCGGCACGACGACGTGTACGGGCTCGGTGACACGCCCGCGAAGGTGCAGCGCGCCTACGACACCGCGCGTGAGCGGCTGGCCGGGAAGGCGGCGGGCGGCAGGGTCGGCCCGGGGCAGCTACAGAACGCGTTCCTGTCGGCCGGGTACTACGACGACTTCTGGCCGAGCCGGGCCGAGGCCCTCGCGGCGTTCCTGCGCGGCGACCCGGAGCCGCTGGTGCGGCTGGCCGCGCCGAGCCCGGACACGGCCGTGGAGGCGGAGAACGGCAGAGCGGTGTACACGGCCGTCGAGTGCAACGACGCGCCGTGGCCGACGCGGTGGAAGGTCTGGGACCGGGACAACACGCGGCTCGCCCGGGTGGCGCCCTTCGAGACCTGGGACAACGCGTGGATGAACCTGCCGTGCGCCTACTGGCCGGCGCCCCGGCAGCGTCCGCTGGACGTGCGGACCGCTCCGGGCGAGCTGCCGCCGGTGCTGATCCTGGCGGCCCAGCGGGACGCCGCGGCGCCCTACCAGGGGGCCCTGGAGACGAACCGGCGGCTGGCTGGGTCGGTGCTGGTGACCGAGCGGGACGCGGGCACGCACGGCGTCGGGGGCGGCCCCAACCCGTGCGTCAACGCGTACCTGGACGCGTATCTGCTCCAGGGCCGCCTTCCGGCGCGGCACACGTCCTGCGCACCGCGCCCGGAACCGGAGCCGGACACCCCGGCCGCCGGCGCCCCCGCTCCCGGCTCGACCTCGCGGGACGCCGTGAAGGGCAGGGCCGCCGGGCGCTAG
- the hemQ gene encoding hydrogen peroxide-dependent heme synthase: protein MSDDAPIIESGRVPNKGKLAKDLNEVIRYTLWSVFRLKDVLPEDRTGYADEVQELFDQLAAKDVTVRGTYDVSGLRADADVMVWWHAETSEQLQEAYNLFRRTRLGRALEPVWSNMALHRPAEFNRSHIPAFLADETPRDYVSVYPFVRSYDWYLLPDEDRRRMLADHGKMARGYPDVRANTVASFSLGDYEWILAFEADELYRIVDLMRHLRASEARMHVREEVPFYTGRRKDVADLVAGLA, encoded by the coding sequence ATGAGTGACGACGCCCCCATCATCGAGTCCGGCAGGGTCCCGAACAAGGGCAAGCTGGCCAAGGACCTGAACGAGGTCATCCGCTACACCCTGTGGTCGGTGTTCCGGCTGAAGGACGTGCTGCCGGAGGACCGCACGGGATACGCCGACGAGGTCCAGGAGCTGTTCGACCAGCTCGCCGCGAAGGACGTCACGGTCCGCGGCACCTACGACGTCTCCGGCCTGCGCGCCGACGCCGACGTCATGGTCTGGTGGCACGCCGAGACCAGTGAACAGCTCCAGGAGGCGTACAACCTCTTCCGCCGCACCCGGCTGGGCCGCGCGCTGGAGCCGGTGTGGTCGAACATGGCGCTGCACCGCCCCGCCGAGTTCAACCGCTCGCACATCCCGGCGTTCCTCGCCGACGAGACGCCCCGCGACTACGTCAGCGTCTACCCGTTCGTGCGCTCCTACGACTGGTACCTGCTGCCCGACGAGGACCGCCGCCGCATGCTCGCCGACCACGGCAAGATGGCCCGCGGCTACCCCGACGTGCGCGCCAACACCGTCGCCTCGTTCTCCCTCGGCGACTACGAGTGGATCCTGGCCTTCGAGGCCGACGAGCTGTACCGCATCGTCGACCTCATGCGTCACCTGCGCGCCTCCGAGGCCCGGATGCACGTCCGCGAGGAGGTCCCGTTCTACACGGGCCGCCGCAAGGACGTCGCCGACCTGGTCGCCGGCCTGGCCTGA
- the hemG gene encoding protoporphyrinogen oxidase, translated as MSTTRNGATGGSLGHVVVIGAGVAGLAAAHRLLERGARVTVLEAGDRVGGKLLPGDIAGVRVDLGAESMLARRPEAATLAREAGLGDRLRPPATATAAIWTRGALRPMPKGHVMGVPGTAAALAGVLSDEGLARIGRDTDLPRTETGDDIAVGEYVAARLGREVVDRLVEPLLGGVYAGDAYRISMRSAVPQLFRAAQTHDSLTEAVRGIQAEAAAARQTGPVFLGIEGGVGSLPLAVADSVRARGGEILTGTPVRELRRGGPARPDVTGSAQARAAGDTAGGDGAWRVVAGDRVLHADAVVLAVPARPAADLLRAESPGAAAELAAVEYASMALITLAYRRAGLRLPEGSGFLVPPVDGRTVKAATFASQKWGWIAEQEPGVVVLRTSVGRHGETRVLDRDDAALVEISRHDLREATGLDAEPLETRVTRWTDGLPQYPVGHHARVARIREHVARLPGLAVCGAQYDGVGIPACIASAYAAVDQLDGDPSGVAELTADPVQSLHGGAGE; from the coding sequence ATGAGCACAACGCGTAACGGTGCGACGGGCGGGAGCCTGGGACACGTCGTCGTCATCGGGGCCGGTGTCGCCGGGCTGGCCGCCGCGCACCGGCTGCTGGAGCGCGGCGCGCGCGTGACCGTCCTGGAGGCAGGCGACCGGGTCGGCGGCAAGCTGCTGCCCGGCGACATCGCCGGCGTACGCGTCGACCTGGGTGCCGAGTCCATGCTCGCCCGCCGCCCCGAGGCGGCGACGCTCGCCCGCGAGGCCGGCCTCGGCGACCGGCTCCGGCCGCCGGCCACGGCGACCGCCGCGATCTGGACCCGCGGCGCCCTGCGGCCCATGCCCAAGGGCCATGTGATGGGCGTCCCCGGCACCGCCGCCGCGCTCGCGGGCGTCCTGTCCGACGAGGGCCTGGCCCGCATCGGACGCGACACCGACCTGCCCCGCACGGAGACCGGCGACGACATCGCCGTGGGGGAGTACGTGGCGGCCCGGCTCGGCCGCGAGGTCGTGGACCGCCTGGTGGAGCCCCTCCTCGGCGGGGTCTACGCGGGCGACGCGTACCGGATCTCCATGCGTTCGGCCGTCCCGCAGCTCTTCCGGGCCGCCCAGACCCACGACTCCCTGACGGAGGCGGTCCGCGGGATCCAGGCGGAAGCGGCGGCGGCCCGGCAGACCGGACCGGTGTTCCTCGGCATCGAGGGCGGCGTGGGCTCGCTGCCGCTCGCGGTCGCCGACTCGGTGCGGGCCCGCGGAGGCGAGATCCTCACCGGCACGCCCGTGCGGGAGCTGCGCCGCGGCGGCCCGGCACGACCGGACGTCACCGGCTCGGCGCAGGCCCGCGCGGCCGGAGACACGGCCGGGGGAGACGGCGCCTGGCGCGTCGTGGCCGGTGACCGGGTGCTGCACGCCGACGCCGTCGTCCTAGCCGTCCCCGCCCGCCCGGCCGCCGACCTGCTGCGCGCCGAGTCCCCCGGGGCCGCCGCCGAGCTGGCCGCCGTGGAGTACGCCTCGATGGCCCTGATCACCCTCGCCTACCGGCGCGCCGGACTGCGCCTGCCCGAGGGCAGCGGCTTCCTGGTGCCGCCCGTCGACGGCCGCACCGTCAAGGCCGCCACGTTCGCCTCCCAGAAGTGGGGGTGGATCGCCGAGCAGGAACCGGGCGTGGTCGTGCTGCGCACCTCCGTGGGCCGCCACGGCGAGACGCGGGTGCTCGACCGGGACGACGCCGCCCTCGTGGAGATCTCCCGGCACGACCTGCGCGAGGCGACCGGCCTGGACGCCGAGCCCCTGGAGACCCGGGTCACCCGCTGGACCGACGGCCTGCCGCAGTACCCCGTCGGGCACCACGCGCGCGTGGCCCGCATCCGCGAACACGTCGCCCGGCTCCCGGGCCTCGCGGTGTGCGGCGCCCAGTACGACGGGGTCGGCATCCCCGCGTGCATCGCGAGCGCCTACGCCGCGGTCGACCAGCTCGACGGCGACCCGAGCGGCGTCGCCGAGCTGACCGCCGACCCGGTGCAGAGCCTGCACGGCGGAGCGGGAGAATAG
- a CDS encoding DUF4349 domain-containing protein, translated as MRTPHVTRSVRSARVLAGALLAASLALAGCGGADDTGGGSARSAADAAVRPSGAAGGRADGAKAVRGTPRLARDAIIRTASLTVEVQDVSKALEAARTAAGDAGGHVGTENTGRDRDGHEHTRVVLRVPTEKYDEVLAGLQGTGRVVHRTAKAVDVTDQVVDVKSRITSQRASVARIRALMDKADRLSDVVTLEGELSSRQADLEALLARQASLGDRTSLATITLSLSRTPVRAASGDGSPGFADALAGGWHAFVTVLRWIALALGAVLPFAALAALLTLVWLRVVRPRLPRRAVPAPATAAPGPLPSARPVEAGEAGEAGRR; from the coding sequence ATGCGCACACCACACGTCACCCGCTCCGTCCGGTCCGCGCGGGTTCTGGCCGGGGCGCTGCTCGCCGCCTCCCTCGCGCTCGCCGGGTGCGGCGGCGCGGACGACACGGGCGGTGGCTCGGCGAGGTCCGCGGCGGACGCCGCGGTGCGGCCTTCGGGCGCCGCCGGCGGCAGGGCGGACGGCGCGAAGGCCGTCCGGGGCACACCCCGGCTCGCCCGGGACGCGATCATCCGCACCGCGTCCCTCACCGTCGAGGTCCAGGACGTGTCCAAGGCCCTGGAGGCGGCCCGTACGGCCGCCGGGGACGCGGGCGGTCACGTCGGCACGGAGAACACCGGCCGGGACCGCGACGGCCACGAGCACACCCGGGTCGTGCTGCGCGTGCCCACCGAGAAGTACGACGAGGTCCTCGCCGGCCTCCAGGGCACGGGCCGGGTGGTCCACCGCACGGCCAAGGCCGTCGACGTCACCGACCAGGTCGTGGACGTGAAGAGCCGGATCACCTCGCAGCGGGCCAGCGTGGCCCGGATCCGGGCACTGATGGACAAGGCGGACAGGCTGAGCGACGTCGTCACGCTGGAGGGCGAGCTGAGCAGCCGTCAGGCCGACCTGGAGGCTCTGCTCGCCCGGCAGGCGTCCCTCGGGGACCGCACGAGCCTGGCCACCATCACCCTGTCGCTGTCGCGGACGCCGGTGCGGGCGGCGTCCGGTGACGGCTCGCCGGGTTTCGCCGACGCGCTGGCGGGCGGCTGGCACGCGTTCGTCACCGTACTGCGCTGGATCGCCCTCGCGCTGGGCGCCGTCCTGCCGTTCGCGGCGCTCGCCGCGCTGCTCACGCTGGTGTGGCTGCGCGTCGTACGCCCCCGGCTGCCGCGCCGGGCGGTGCCCGCGCCGGCGACGGCCGCGCCCGGCCCGCTGCCGTCGGCCCGCCCGGTGGAGGCCGGGGAGGCCGGGGAGGCCGGGCGCAGGTGA
- a CDS encoding FAD-dependent oxidoreductase produces the protein MSMSEARGDGGRERLVVIGGDAAGMSAASQARRLRGPDELDIVAFERGHFTSYSACGIPYWVGGEVAERDQLVARTPEEHRARGIDLRLRTEVTEIDVAGQRVRARDVDSGAESWTSYDKLVIATGARPVRPDLSGTDALGVHGVQTLDDGQALLDTLAGVHGRRAVVVGAGYIGVEMAEALINRGFEVTVVNRGKEPMSTLDPDMGRLVHRAMEGLGITMVNDTEVTGLLTGRDGRVRAVATRDAEHPADLVVLGIGVRPETGLAGAAGLPLGAHGGLLTDLAMRVRGHGNIWAGGDCVEVLNLVSGQEQYVPLGTHANKHGQVIGTNAGGGYATFPGVVGTAVSKVCDLEIARTGLREKDARRVGLRFETVTVESTSRAGYYPGAAPMTVKMLAEHRTGRLLGVQIVGREGAAKRVDIAVVALTARMTVEQMTALDLGYAPPFSPVWDPVLVAARKATARVRAAA, from the coding sequence ATGAGCATGAGCGAGGCGCGCGGCGACGGCGGCAGGGAACGGCTGGTCGTGATCGGTGGCGACGCCGCGGGCATGTCCGCGGCGTCGCAGGCGCGGCGGCTGCGGGGCCCGGACGAGCTGGACATCGTGGCCTTCGAGCGCGGCCACTTCACCTCGTACTCGGCGTGCGGCATCCCGTACTGGGTGGGCGGTGAGGTCGCCGAGCGCGATCAGCTCGTCGCCCGTACGCCCGAGGAGCACCGGGCGCGGGGGATCGACCTGCGGCTGCGTACGGAGGTCACGGAGATCGACGTGGCCGGTCAGCGGGTACGAGCGCGTGACGTCGATTCCGGTGCCGAGTCCTGGACGTCGTACGACAAGCTGGTGATCGCCACCGGGGCCCGCCCGGTCCGCCCGGACCTGTCCGGCACGGACGCCCTCGGGGTGCACGGTGTGCAGACCCTGGACGACGGCCAGGCCCTGCTGGACACGCTGGCGGGCGTGCATGGCCGCCGCGCGGTCGTGGTGGGCGCCGGCTACATCGGCGTGGAGATGGCCGAGGCGCTGATCAACCGGGGTTTCGAGGTGACGGTCGTCAACCGCGGCAAGGAGCCCATGTCGACGCTCGACCCGGACATGGGCCGGCTGGTGCACCGGGCGATGGAGGGCCTCGGCATCACGATGGTGAACGACACCGAGGTCACCGGGCTGCTCACCGGCCGGGACGGCCGGGTGAGGGCGGTGGCGACGCGGGACGCCGAGCACCCCGCGGACCTGGTGGTCCTCGGCATCGGCGTCCGCCCGGAGACCGGCCTCGCCGGGGCGGCCGGCCTCCCGCTCGGCGCGCACGGCGGTCTGCTCACCGACCTGGCGATGCGGGTGCGCGGCCACGGGAACATCTGGGCGGGCGGCGACTGCGTGGAGGTGCTGAACCTGGTCTCTGGGCAGGAGCAGTACGTCCCGCTGGGCACGCACGCCAACAAGCACGGCCAGGTCATCGGCACCAACGCCGGCGGCGGCTACGCCACCTTCCCCGGGGTCGTCGGCACGGCGGTCAGCAAGGTCTGTGACCTGGAGATCGCCCGTACCGGGCTGCGCGAGAAGGACGCGCGCCGGGTGGGCCTGCGGTTCGAGACGGTCACCGTGGAGTCGACCAGCCGCGCCGGCTACTACCCCGGCGCGGCCCCCATGACGGTCAAGATGCTCGCGGAACACCGTACGGGCCGGCTGCTCGGTGTGCAGATCGTCGGCCGGGAGGGCGCCGCCAAGCGGGTCGACATAGCGGTGGTGGCGCTGACCGCGCGGATGACGGTGGAGCAGATGACGGCCCTGGACCTGGGCTACGCCCCGCCCTTCTCACCGGTGTGGGACCCCGTGCTGGTGGCGGCGAGAAAGGCGACGGCGAGGGTGCGGGCGGCGGCCTAG
- a CDS encoding rhomboid family intramembrane serine protease, protein MVIPVHDVNPVRRTPWVTYALIAADVLVFLTTPGIAGAVAGGSDLVRLCHLQAFMDHYAAVPRELIHHQMPRVVPTGSVGVGPHGPGCVVAPPGYDKSPALSVFTAMFLHGGWLHLLGNMLFLLIFGNNVEDRMGHIRYFLFYVVCGYAAGYGFALLNAGSTDPLIGASGAIAGVLGAYLVLYPRARVWVLVPFLVFLPLRLPAWLVLGFWFALQAVYSSGHGMSGAGTVAYAAHVVGFVAGMLLAWPLKPGTPPPPEPPGLLFGRRARPHYSW, encoded by the coding sequence GTGGTCATACCCGTCCATGACGTGAATCCGGTGCGCCGCACCCCCTGGGTGACGTACGCCCTCATCGCCGCCGACGTGCTGGTGTTCCTCACCACGCCCGGCATCGCCGGTGCCGTGGCGGGCGGCAGCGATCTGGTGCGGCTGTGTCATCTCCAGGCCTTCATGGACCACTACGCGGCGGTCCCCCGGGAACTGATCCACCATCAGATGCCCCGTGTCGTGCCGACCGGGAGCGTCGGTGTGGGCCCGCACGGTCCGGGCTGCGTCGTGGCGCCGCCCGGTTACGACAAGTCCCCGGCGCTGTCGGTGTTCACGGCTATGTTCCTGCACGGCGGCTGGCTGCACCTGCTCGGCAACATGCTGTTCCTGCTGATCTTCGGCAACAACGTCGAGGACCGGATGGGCCACATCCGCTACTTCCTCTTCTACGTCGTCTGCGGCTACGCGGCCGGCTACGGCTTCGCCCTGCTCAACGCCGGCTCCACCGACCCGCTGATCGGCGCGTCGGGCGCGATCGCCGGGGTGCTCGGCGCCTATCTGGTGCTGTACCCGAGGGCCAGGGTGTGGGTGCTGGTGCCGTTCCTGGTCTTCCTGCCGCTGCGGCTGCCCGCCTGGCTGGTGCTGGGCTTCTGGTTCGCGCTGCAGGCGGTGTACTCCTCCGGGCACGGCATGTCCGGCGCCGGCACGGTGGCGTACGCGGCGCACGTGGTCGGCTTCGTGGCGGGCATGCTGCTCGCCTGGCCGCTCAAGCCCGGCACCCCGCCCCCGCCGGAGCCGCCCGGCCTGCTGTTCGGCAGGCGGGCACGGCCCCACTACTCGTGGTGA
- the hemE gene encoding uroporphyrinogen decarboxylase, which produces MTANDIPTGRQPAATYDSAFLRACRREPVPHTPVWFMRQAGRSLPEYRKVREGVPMLESCMRPELVTEITLQPVRRHDVDAAIYFSDIVVPLKAIGIDLDIRPGVGPVVEQPVRTRADLARLRDLTPEDVPYVTEAIGQLTGELGRTPLIGFAGAPFTLASYLVEGGPSRTYENAKAMMYGDPELWADLLDRLADITAAFLKVQIEAGASAVQLFDSWAGALAPADYRASVMPASVKVFDAVAGYGVPRIHFGVGTGELLRLMGEAGADVVGVDWRVPLDEAARRVGPGKALQGNLDPTVLFTDKDTVAAKAREVLDAAAGLEGHVFNLGHGVPPNTDPDALTRLVEYVHTATAS; this is translated from the coding sequence GTGACCGCCAACGACATCCCCACGGGCCGGCAGCCCGCAGCGACGTACGACAGCGCCTTCCTCCGGGCGTGCAGGCGCGAGCCCGTGCCGCACACCCCCGTGTGGTTCATGCGCCAGGCCGGCCGCTCCCTGCCCGAGTACCGCAAGGTGCGCGAGGGTGTGCCCATGCTGGAGTCCTGCATGCGGCCCGAACTGGTCACCGAGATCACCCTCCAGCCGGTGCGCCGGCACGATGTCGACGCGGCGATCTACTTCAGCGACATCGTCGTCCCGCTGAAGGCCATCGGCATCGATCTGGACATCAGGCCCGGCGTCGGCCCGGTCGTCGAGCAGCCCGTCCGCACCCGCGCCGACCTGGCCCGGCTGCGCGACCTCACCCCCGAGGACGTCCCGTACGTCACCGAGGCCATCGGCCAGCTCACCGGCGAACTGGGCCGCACCCCGCTGATCGGTTTCGCGGGCGCGCCGTTCACCCTCGCGAGCTATCTGGTCGAGGGCGGCCCGTCCCGCACGTACGAGAACGCCAAGGCGATGATGTACGGCGACCCCGAACTCTGGGCCGACCTGCTCGACCGCCTCGCCGACATCACGGCCGCCTTCCTCAAGGTCCAGATCGAGGCCGGCGCCAGCGCCGTCCAGCTCTTCGACTCCTGGGCCGGCGCGCTGGCCCCCGCGGACTACCGGGCGTCGGTCATGCCGGCCTCCGTGAAGGTCTTCGACGCCGTCGCCGGGTACGGCGTCCCGCGCATCCACTTCGGCGTCGGCACCGGCGAGCTGCTGCGGCTCATGGGCGAGGCCGGCGCGGACGTCGTCGGCGTCGACTGGCGCGTGCCGTTGGACGAGGCCGCGCGCCGGGTCGGCCCCGGCAAGGCGCTCCAGGGCAACCTCGACCCGACGGTCCTGTTCACCGACAAGGACACCGTCGCCGCCAAGGCCCGCGAGGTGCTCGACGCCGCCGCCGGCCTGGAGGGGCACGTCTTCAACCTCGGTCACGGCGTCCCGCCGAACACCGACCCGGACGCGCTGACCCGGCTCGTGGAGTACGTGCACACCGCGACCGCAAGCTGA
- a CDS encoding DUF3000 domain-containing protein: MAAAQGRLSDGADGMDDAEDTAQGRTGSGLPQAFRAAVDALRTARVRPQVEVEPTPAPQRLAPHAYALEAVVADGEQELADGRLVLPHDPAGHEAWQGTFRLVTLVRAELEAEMAADPLLPEVCWSWLTGALQARGLGYGEPSGTITRAGSHYFGGLAERPAASQIEIRASWTPREGRGGVPDTAAHLAAWCDLLAQVAGLPPAGAGDASVVTLPQRRGPQSR; this comes from the coding sequence ATGGCTGCGGCTCAGGGACGACTGTCGGACGGCGCTGACGGAATGGACGACGCGGAGGACACCGCGCAGGGGCGGACGGGCAGCGGGCTGCCCCAGGCGTTCCGGGCCGCGGTCGACGCGCTGCGCACCGCGCGGGTACGGCCGCAGGTCGAGGTGGAGCCGACGCCCGCCCCGCAGCGGCTCGCCCCGCACGCGTACGCGCTGGAGGCCGTGGTGGCCGACGGCGAGCAGGAGCTGGCCGACGGCCGGCTGGTGCTGCCGCACGATCCGGCCGGGCACGAGGCCTGGCAGGGCACCTTCCGGCTGGTGACGCTGGTGCGCGCGGAGCTGGAGGCCGAGATGGCGGCCGATCCGCTGCTGCCCGAGGTGTGCTGGTCGTGGCTGACGGGGGCGCTCCAGGCGCGCGGGCTCGGGTACGGCGAGCCGAGCGGCACGATCACGCGGGCCGGTTCGCACTACTTCGGCGGGCTGGCCGAGCGGCCGGCCGCCTCGCAGATCGAGATCCGGGCGTCGTGGACGCCCCGTGAGGGCCGCGGCGGGGTGCCGGACACCGCCGCCCATCTGGCGGCCTGGTGCGATCTGCTGGCGCAGGTCGCGGGCCTGCCGCCGGCCGGTGCGGGCGACGCGTCGGTGGTGACGCTGCCGCAGCGCCGGGGGCCGCAGTCCCGGTGA
- a CDS encoding helix-turn-helix transcriptional regulator, whose translation MSVLLEQPASLVAYRPNKPTAMVVVADPRVRSTVTRHLWALGVRDVIEASSIAEARPRIGNPRDICVADVHLPDGSGLTLLSETRAAGWPNGLALSAADDIGAVRNALAGGVKGYVVTGTRTNIGLPSRPGATPLGAAARMHRRPPGAPSHPGGYRELSGREVEVLRLVAEGQSNKAIGVSMGLSALTVKSHLARIARKLGTGDRAGMVAVALRTGIIH comes from the coding sequence GTGTCCGTTCTCCTCGAGCAACCCGCAAGCCTGGTCGCCTACCGCCCGAACAAGCCGACCGCCATGGTGGTCGTGGCCGACCCCCGCGTCCGCTCCACCGTCACCCGCCACCTGTGGGCGCTCGGTGTGCGCGACGTCATCGAAGCCTCGTCCATCGCGGAGGCTCGTCCCCGCATCGGCAACCCCCGCGACATCTGCGTCGCCGACGTCCACCTCCCCGACGGCTCCGGCCTCACCCTGCTGTCCGAGACCCGCGCCGCGGGCTGGCCCAACGGACTCGCGCTCTCCGCCGCCGACGACATCGGCGCCGTCCGCAACGCGCTGGCGGGCGGCGTCAAGGGTTACGTCGTCACCGGCACCCGCACCAACATCGGACTCCCCTCCCGGCCCGGCGCAACTCCCCTCGGTGCCGCCGCCCGGATGCACCGCCGCCCCCCGGGTGCCCCGAGCCACCCGGGCGGCTACCGGGAGCTGTCCGGACGGGAGGTCGAGGTGCTGAGGCTGGTCGCGGAGGGCCAGTCGAACAAGGCGATCGGCGTCTCCATGGGCCTGTCCGCCCTCACCGTCAAGAGCCACCTCGCCCGCATCGCCCGCAAGCTGGGCACCGGCGACCGGGCCGGCATGGTGGCCGTCGCCCTGCGCACCGGCATCATCCACTGA